A part of Rhinolophus ferrumequinum isolate MPI-CBG mRhiFer1 chromosome 11, mRhiFer1_v1.p, whole genome shotgun sequence genomic DNA contains:
- the LOC117030880 gene encoding olfactory receptor 51A4-like: protein MPIFNTSENEISTFFLIGIPGMEPANIWVSIPICLMYLVAIVGNCTILFFIKTEPSLHEPMYRFLSMLAVSDLGLSFSSLPTMLKIFLFNAPRISPDACIAQEFFIHGFSAMESSVLLIMSFDRFIAIYNPLRYTSILTNARVTKIGLVFFLKSVLLILPFPFTLKHLRYCKKNLLSHSYCLHQDVMKLACSDNKVNVIYGFFVAVTSILDLTFIFMSYMLILKAVLSIASKKERLKVLNTCISHICAVLTFYIPIVSLAIIYRFAKHTSSIIRVLMADVFLLVPPLMNPIVYCVKSQQIRNLVLEKLCQKHN from the coding sequence ATGCCCATTTTCAACAcctctgaaaatgaaatttccaCCTTCTTCTTGATTGGGATCCCAGGGATGGAGCCTGCTAACATTTGGGTTTCCATCCCCATTTGCCTCATGTACCTTGTTGCCATCGTGGGGAACTGTACcatcttatttttcataaaaacagagCCTTCTCTACATGAACCTATGTACCGTTTTCTCTCCATGTTGGCTGTCTCTGACCTGGGActgtccttctcctctctccctacCATGCTAAAGATATTCTTGTTCAATGCTCCGAGAATTTCCCCCGATGCCTGTATTGCCCAAGAGTTTTTTATTCATGGATTCTCAGCTATGGAATCATCAGTACTTCTTATAATGTCTTTTGACCGCTTTATTGCCATTTACAATCCTCTGAGATACACCTCCATTCTGACCAATGCCAGAGTTACCAAAATAgggcttgttttctttctcaaaagtgTTTTGTTGatcctccctttccctttcacGCTAAAACATCTAAGATACTGTAAGAAAAACCTCCTTTCCCATTCTTACTGCCTCCATCAAGATGTCATGAAGCTGGCGTGCTCTGACAACAAGGTCAATGTCATCTATGGCTTCTTTGTGGCTGTCACAAGCATCCTAgacttaacatttattttcatgtccTACATGCTGATTCTGAAAGCAGTATTGAGCATAGcatcaaagaaagaaaggctCAAGGTTCTCAATACATGCATTTCCCACATCTGTGCTGTGCTCACCTTCTATATTCCCATTGTCTCATTAGCTATCATTTACCGGTTTGCCAAACACACGTCTTCAATCATTAGGGTCCTCATGGCTGatgttttccttctggtacctccATTAATGAACCCCATTGTATACTGTGTGAAAAGCCAGCAGATAAGAAATCTGGTTTTAGAGAAACTGTGTCAGAAACACAACTGA
- the LOC117030846 gene encoding olfactory receptor 51A4-like: MSIINTSHAEITTFFLVGIPGLEYAHIWISIPICSMYLAAFLGNCTILSIIKTEPSLHELMYYFLSMLALSDLGLSSSSLPTVLRIFLFNAPEIFANACFAQEFFIHGFTALESSVLLIMSFDHFLANNNPLRYSSILTAVKVVQTRIVLCFKSFLLVLPFPFTLRKLKYCNKSQLSHSYCLHQDVMKLACSDNRIDVIYGFFGALCVMVDFMLIVVFYILILKTVLGIASQKEQLKALNTCVSHTCAVIIFYLPIINFVIVHRFARHVSPLFNVLMANVLLPVPPVMNPIVYCVKTTQIRVRVVAKLCQTQI; encoded by the coding sequence ATGTCCATTATCAACACATCACATGCTGAAATCACCACCTTCTTCTTGGTTGGAATTCCAGGGTTGGAATATGCACACATCTGGATCTCTATACCCATCTGCAGCATGTATCTTGCTGCTTTTCTGGGAAACTGCACCATCCTTTCTATCATCAAGACAGAGCCCTCCTTGCATGAGCTCATGTACTATTTCCTTTCCATGTTGGCCCTGTCTGACTTAGGTTTGTCCTCATCCTCCCTTCCCACTGTATTGAGGATCTTCTTATTCAATGcccctgaaatttttgccaatgCCTGCTTTGCCCAGGAATTCTTCATCCATGGATTCACAGCACTGGAATCCTCAGTGCTCCTGATCATGTCGTTTGACCACTTCTTGGCCAACAATAATCCTCTGAGATACAGCTCCATTCTTACTGCTGTCAAAGTTGTTCAAACAAGAATAGTATTGTGCTTTAAGAGCTTCCTCTTggttcttcccttccccttcacTTTGAGAAAGTTGAAATATTGTAACAAAAGCCAATTATCCCATTCTTACTGTCTCCACCAGGATGTCATGAAGTTGGCCTGCTCTGACAACCGAATTGATGTCATCTATGGCTTTTTTGGAGCACTGTGCGTTATGGTAGACTTTATGCTGATTGTTGTGTTTTACATTCTGATCCTCAAGACTGTGCTGGGAATTGCATCCCAAAAGGAGCAGCTCAAGGCCCTCAATACTTGTGTTTCACATACCTGTGCTGTGATCATCTTCTATCTGCCCATCATCAACTTTGTCATTGTCCATCGCTTTGCCCGGCATGTCTCTCCTCTCTTCAATGTTCTCATGGCAAATGTTCTCTTACCTGTGCCTCCAGTGATGAACCCGATTGTGTACTGTGTAAAAACTACACAGATTAGAGTAAGAGTTGTAGCAAAATTATGTCAGACGCAGATTTAA